The following are encoded in a window of Acropora muricata isolate sample 2 chromosome 6, ASM3666990v1, whole genome shotgun sequence genomic DNA:
- the LOC136920606 gene encoding nucleolar protein 11-like: protein MADLQEPFELCKVFQNGSLLGIFRHAEDDHILLTFRDRGVLVYNLQLQKLVNNWSLEQRDEVTFAAVCNRAEKNFVMVVNKSEIFMWKETESDLKQCQRIQSSKEVSSLLVWNTLQTDPVVVFQDGSLLSLSDVDTASQARMVKRRKTTTSSQNDLWCFALQYQNKPYSVLIMAHGENKYKVKIAIHGSPDCTDEKRRGMEWKLVPPEKNTTLLSCCTCEEGHAIISYWSDGSLCVTELEFALLSISSNTKKPSLVCRIIQRLRPLHCGKNKDKGSVALAAIDPEHVCLCGSVTVEEELKDTIMLWNIKYGTLQSMQILDKIPGMQPSLLQTSVLPNGASCASCIPGFICVGFFHSVVVCQFTVDPCSLASALGQLDYTAKFVKDQKSKPLLFVTPKLTKPEKNTWSKAIKKEDHLEKKVLNKLTDPSETPTLEAFSSQLNSYMEMKLRGEDKGDKDDDSHKTSRKEFKSARLLSQQFISGVLSRCASEKAFWARESVSKLLKTKYVPASSSKELLNCIMEKNDLELLKECFQKIKGIPEDTIVDCLRHVLRQARVAAEENETESSQEHREGDQMPLDKENAKYLCAILCYTMNDVFLLPCLKKLSFEDVILLLKFFMYLMDRGLLGFQDDVDCKSLTYPQILDWAGLVLNAHFSELVIQPEAHELLARCRKTVTQQIRTYGKLRALEGFLDHFKHKRRLPQAEKVGLYAIEELEL, encoded by the exons ATGGCGGACCTTCAGGAACCTTTCGAACTTTGTAAAGTTTTCCAGAATGGCTCACTTCTGGGTATTTTTCGACATGCAGAGGACGATCACATTTTACTTACTTTTAGGGATAGAGGAGTTCTTGTTTATAAT CTTCAACTGCAGAAGCTCGTCAATAATTGGTCTTTGGAACAAAGGGACGAAGTAACTTTTGCTGCTGTTTGTAATCGTGCCGAGAAAAATTTTGTTATGGTCGTAAACAAATCT GAAATTTTTATGTGGAAGGAAACTGAGTCTGATTTGAAACAGTGTCAACGGATTCAA TCTAGCAAAGAGGTCTCGAGTCTTCTTGTCTGGAACACCCTTCAGACTGATCCCGTTGTGGTGTTTCAAGATGGTTCATTGTTGTCTTTGAGTGATGTTGATACTGCTAGTCAGGCTAGAATggttaaaagaagaaaaacaacaacttccTCACAAAA TGACCTTTGGTGTTTTGCCCTGCAGTATCAAAACAAACCTTACTCTGTTTTGATAATGGCACAT ggagaGAACAAATACAAGGTTAAAATTGCAATTCATGGAAGCCCAGATTGCACTGATGAAAAAAGGAGAGGCATGGAGTGGAAACTGGTTCCTCCAGAAAAG AATACCACGCTGTTGTCTTGTTGTACTTGTGAAGAGGGGCATGCAATCATAAGTTACT GGTCTGATGGTTCTCTTTGCGTCACTGAACTGGAGTTTGCCTTGTTGTCCATATCGTCAAATACAAAGAAACCATCTCTCGTTTGCAGAATAATACAAAGACTACGTCCTCTTCATTGTGGGAAAAATAAGGACAAG GGCTCAGTTGCTTTAGCTGCCATTGATCCTGAACATGTTTGTCTCTGTGGAAGCGTAACTGTTGAAGAAGAATTGAAAG ATACCATCATGCTTTGGAACATAAAGTATGGAACATTGCAGTCAATGCAGATTTTAGACAAAATACCAGGCATGCAGCCCAGTTTGTTACAGACATCAGTTCTGCCTAATGGAGCCTCATGTGCTTCTTGCATCCCAGGATTTATCTGTGTTGGATTTTTTCATTCAGTGGTTGTATGCCAGTTCACTGTTGATCCCTGTTCGTTGGCATCAGCCCTAGGACAACTAGATTACACTGCCAA GTTTGTAAAAGACCAGAAGTCAAAGCCGCTGCTATTTGTAACGCCAAAGTTAACAAAGCCAGAGAAA AATACTTGGTCAAAAGCAATAAAGAAAGAAGACCATTTGGAGAAGAAAGTACTCAACAAACTGACAGATCCTTCTGAG ACTCCAACTCTTGAAGCTTTTTCTAGCCAACTGAATAGTTATATGGAAATGAAGTTGAGGGGAGAGGATAAAG GAGACAAGGATGATGACTCACATAAAACGTCGAGAAAAGAG TTTAAAAGTGCAAGGTTGTTGTCTCAGCAATTCATATCCGGGGTGCTGTCGAGATGTGCAAGCGAGAAAGCGTTTTGGGCACGAGAATCTGTGTCCAAACTTCTCAAGACCAAATATGTCCCTGCCAG TAGCAGCAAAGAATTGCTGAATTGTATCATGGAAAAGAATGACCTG GAGCTACTGAAGGAATGTTTCCAAAAAATCAAGGGAATTCCCGAAGATACTATTGTAGATTGTCTTCGTCACGTGTTAAG ACAAGCACGTGTTGCAGCGGAAGAAAATGAAACGGAAAGCTCACAAGAGCACAGGGAAGGCGATCAAATGCCTTTGGACAAAGAAAATGCCAAATACCT ATGTGCAATATTATGCTACACTATGAACGATGTTTTCCTTCTACCTTGTCTTAAGAAGCTCTCCTTTGAAGACGTTATA TTGCTGTTAAAGTTTTTTATGTACCTCATGGATCGTGGTCTTTTGGGCTTTCAAGACGATGTAGATTGTAAGTCGCTGACCTACCCTCAG ATTTTGGACTGGGCCGGATTAGTATTGAATGCTCATTTTTCTGAGTTGGTGATTCAACCTGAAGCCCATGAACTTTTGGCGAGATGCCGTAAAACTGTCACGCAACAG ATTCGAACTTACGGCAAGCTACGTGCCTTGGAAGGCTTCCTTGATCATTTCAAGCACAAAAGGCGTTTACCTCAAGCAGAGAAAGTTGGACTTTATGCCATCGAGGAGTTGGAATTATAA
- the LOC136920609 gene encoding phosphatidylinositol-glycan biosynthesis class X protein-like: MFVKSGNVTFLYVTCLLISYFHFSLSSEGGGKNSGNVLLRRSQEKAGFHRDVRTNIEWDVSSLATGFDVKNCRLLLLEHLPNGIYVDPDQIRNGEEFGGPQVFNRDVVNVESMAHHSTVNQIFVVPKTMIRSRRIVIANVSLPIHLRYHQAAFNKTFVSVILSSPTVLGRCNGIIEHIATHCASELTKAPCVDKTGSDLCDWLILKSASESQPLTSDPLVFYVPVGQREHLWSVISLTVLSTMTGCAVVVWSAIAQANPL, from the exons ATGTTTGTAAAATCTGGTAATGTGACTTTTTTATATGTCACTTGCCTTTTGATTTCATATTTTCACTTTTCCTTGTCAAGCGAGGGAGGTGGCAAAAACTCTGGTAACGTGTTACTGCGGCGAAGCCAGGAAAAGGCAGGATTTCACAG GGATGTCCGAACCAATATTGAGTGGGATGTAAGCAGCCTTGCCACTGGTTTTGATGTCAAGAATTGCCGGCTTCTACTCCTTGAACATCTTCCAAACGGTATATATGTTGATCCAGATCAAATCAGGAATGGAGAAGAATTTGGTGGCCCTCAG GTTTTCAACAGAGACGTTGTTAATGTGGAGTCAATGGCACATCATTCCACTGTCAACCAGATCTTTGTTGTTCCCAAGACAATGATCAG ATCAAGAAGAATTGTTATTGCTAATGTCAGCCTACCTATTCACCTGAGGTACCACCAAGCTGCATTCAACAAAACATTTGTGTCTGTCATACTGTCATCTCCAACAGTCCTTGGGAGATGTAATG GAATTATTGAGCATATCGCGACACACTGCGCAAGTGAACTGACAAAGGCTCCTTGTGTTGACAAAACTGGCTCCGATTTATGTGACTGGCTTATACTTAAATCAGCAAGTGAG AGCCAACCCTTGACAAGTGACCCTCTGGTTTTTTACGTGCCTGTCGGACAAAGAGAACACCTTTGGTCTGTGATATCCCTTACCGTATTGTCAACTATGACTGGGTGTGCTGTGGTAGTGTGGAGTGCGATTGCACAAGCGAATCCGTTGTAG